One window from the genome of bacterium BMS3Abin14 encodes:
- the yfiH gene encoding laccase domain protein YfiH, with protein sequence MSIIRSGLLEKAGVPHGFGTVNTVSSELPSPIFTLQQVHGNRIVVISDPTDHVNRAMVSDPLSEAGEEAKLTIYSVPEQPVRFTEGDALISNVSGIFIGIRTADCLPVLLADPRSGTAAAVHCGWRSLALGIAGEAVRTVSALSGNPSPEFLAALGPAIGPCCYEVGQEVQKALEHLPGFQAAFIRKKERLFMDLAAAARAQLLAAGIPGENMDVMENCTSCGKERFFSHRARRDEGRMISFVGARPNAPGRAAGAQQASRRRRR encoded by the coding sequence TTGAGCATCATCAGGTCCGGTCTCCTCGAGAAAGCCGGCGTTCCCCACGGATTCGGCACGGTGAACACGGTATCTTCCGAGCTTCCATCTCCCATCTTTACACTCCAACAGGTCCATGGAAACCGCATCGTCGTCATTTCCGATCCAACGGACCATGTTAACAGAGCGATGGTGTCTGATCCTCTCTCGGAGGCAGGTGAAGAAGCGAAGTTGACCATTTACAGTGTCCCGGAGCAACCTGTTCGCTTCACCGAAGGTGACGCCCTGATCTCAAATGTTTCAGGTATATTCATCGGTATCCGGACGGCAGATTGCCTGCCCGTCCTGTTGGCCGATCCACGATCAGGCACGGCGGCCGCTGTCCACTGCGGCTGGCGCAGCCTTGCTTTGGGGATTGCAGGCGAAGCGGTCAGAACCGTTTCGGCCCTCTCCGGAAACCCTTCCCCGGAATTCCTGGCGGCCCTCGGACCGGCCATCGGCCCGTGCTGCTACGAGGTGGGGCAGGAGGTTCAGAAGGCGCTTGAGCATCTGCCGGGGTTCCAGGCGGCCTTCATCAGGAAGAAAGAGCGGCTCTTCATGGACCTCGCCGCAGCAGCCCGCGCGCAGCTCCTGGCGGCCGGGATTCCAGGGGAAAACATGGATGTGATGGAGAACTGCACCTCCTGCGGGAAGGAGCGGTTTTTCTCCCACCGGGCAAGGAGAGATGAAGGACGGATGATCTCGTTCGTGGGCGCTCGCCCTAACGCGCCGGGACGCGCTGCAGGCGCTCAACAAGCATCCCGGCGACGAAGGCGTTGA
- the purC gene encoding phosphoribosylaminoimidazole-succinocarboxamide synthase, with product MTSAQEPKNSDTITSTDFPGLKLFRRGKVRDVYDLGEHLLLVATDRISAFDCIMPNGIPDKGRILTAMSLFWFEFTSDIVKNHLVAHRVEDFPESLQLYSDILRGRSLLVKKSDPFPIECVARGYLAGGGWKEYQETGAVSGIRLPRGLRQAERLPQTIFTPATKAESGHDENISFEGVCGEVGEETGRRLRDLTITIYEKARAYAADRGIIISDTKFEFGRTRDGIILIDEILTPDSSRFWPTESYRVGASPPSFDKQFLRDYLEGLEWDKTPPAPELPPDIISKTREKYMEAYRLLTGRNFMPT from the coding sequence ATGACCAGCGCGCAGGAACCCAAAAACTCCGACACCATTACCAGTACCGACTTCCCGGGCCTGAAACTGTTCCGCAGGGGAAAGGTCCGCGACGTCTACGACCTGGGGGAACATCTTCTCCTGGTCGCCACCGACAGAATATCGGCTTTCGACTGCATAATGCCCAACGGCATACCCGACAAGGGTCGGATCCTGACTGCAATGTCCCTGTTCTGGTTCGAGTTTACCAGCGATATTGTTAAAAATCATCTTGTGGCACACCGGGTTGAGGATTTTCCGGAATCGCTACAGCTCTATTCGGACATCCTGCGAGGGAGAAGCTTACTGGTGAAAAAATCCGACCCCTTCCCCATCGAATGCGTTGCGAGAGGATATCTCGCCGGCGGGGGATGGAAAGAATACCAGGAAACCGGGGCCGTCAGCGGCATCCGGCTCCCCCGGGGGCTGAGGCAGGCCGAGAGACTGCCGCAGACCATCTTCACGCCCGCCACTAAGGCCGAATCAGGGCACGACGAAAACATCTCCTTCGAGGGGGTCTGCGGTGAGGTCGGCGAAGAGACGGGCAGACGCCTCCGTGACCTTACCATCACCATCTACGAAAAAGCCCGAGCGTACGCCGCCGATCGCGGTATCATCATATCCGACACGAAATTCGAGTTCGGCCGCACGCGGGACGGGATCATCCTCATCGATGAGATCCTGACGCCGGACTCTTCACGGTTCTGGCCCACGGAAAGCTACCGGGTCGGCGCCAGCCCTCCGAGCTTCGACAAACAGTTCCTCAGGGATTACCTTGAGGGGCTTGAGTGGGACAAGACCCCTCCCGCGCCGGAACTGCCTCCGGATATCATCAGTAAAACCAGAGAGAAGTACATGGAGGCCTATCGCCTGCTCACCGGCAGAAATTTCATGCCGACTTGA
- the mog gene encoding molybdopterin adenylyltransferase: protein MAIKGGVMTLSDRSSRGEYEDLSGPAIIEGMSSLNIRWGKSVVLPDEESLIAATLTDWSDEAGLDLILTTGGTGPSPRDRTPEATRAVLDFEIPGIPESLRAAARDRVPTACLTRGIAGVRGRTVIINLPGSPKAVRESMAVLLPFLLHLIEEVKGDPTKCCAP, encoded by the coding sequence ATGGCCATTAAGGGCGGCGTCATGACCCTGAGCGACAGGTCTTCAAGGGGTGAATACGAGGACCTGAGCGGACCAGCTATAATCGAGGGCATGTCGTCTCTGAATATCCGGTGGGGAAAGTCGGTGGTACTGCCCGATGAGGAGAGCCTCATCGCCGCAACGCTTACGGATTGGTCCGATGAGGCAGGGCTGGATCTGATCCTTACCACCGGCGGCACAGGACCATCGCCGCGGGATCGGACGCCTGAGGCGACCCGGGCTGTGCTGGACTTCGAGATCCCCGGAATACCGGAGTCGCTGCGGGCCGCAGCAAGGGACCGGGTTCCAACGGCCTGCCTCACCCGGGGGATCGCCGGGGTTCGCGGCAGAACGGTTATCATCAATCTGCCCGGAAGCCCCAAGGCGGTCCGGGAGAGCATGGCTGTTCTGCTCCCGTTTCTCCTTCATCTTATCGAAGAGGTCAAAGGGGATCCAACGAAATGCTGCGCACCGTGA
- the rpfG_1 gene encoding cyclic di-GMP phosphodiesterase response regulator RpfG encodes MTQDVQDVAAIDRSRRTVKFLDNSVRNQALYSPSHFSLRAPVEKFLKLLDESFSLKEEVHIGVINGVLYLDDYLFYDSTSTSANLLRILEQFEIDALFFRKGVTAEEVVSLAGVMNVEGVGRDVFIELMGNERLTHIGLMTFSPGREGEIQVSNRFIESYRSAISHMHDFFSEVRRGGIPPMGEVEGIVGNFMDLLGADKKMLMLCSNLKGYDSYTYQHCVNVGIQALLLGDMEGLDERGLRLVTLAGLMHDVGKMMVPDEILKKPGGLTFREWEAIKEHPVHSANIVSRMGISDEVARAVEGHHMNLDGSGYPVRPAGIGPGPIARLIAVVDNYDAIMTVRSYKRPLSSGEALAELHRGIGSKHDPRHVDALMSMVGIYPPGSTVRLNTNEIGVVINPGRQGLPVIRLLLDEDRRPFKETMDVDLSGPESKGRIIAGVVNPVLYRSEASSLLS; translated from the coding sequence TTGACACAGGATGTCCAGGATGTTGCAGCCATCGACAGGTCCAGGAGAACCGTAAAATTTCTCGATAATTCGGTGAGAAACCAGGCTCTCTATTCCCCATCCCATTTCTCATTGAGGGCCCCGGTGGAAAAGTTTCTGAAGCTCCTCGATGAGAGTTTTTCCCTGAAGGAGGAGGTACACATAGGGGTCATCAACGGTGTCCTGTACCTGGATGATTACCTTTTTTACGATTCCACCTCCACCTCGGCCAATCTGCTCAGGATTCTCGAACAGTTCGAGATAGACGCGCTTTTTTTTCGGAAAGGAGTGACCGCCGAGGAGGTGGTTTCCCTCGCGGGGGTTATGAACGTCGAGGGTGTCGGCCGCGATGTGTTTATTGAACTCATGGGTAACGAGAGGCTGACCCATATCGGCCTCATGACCTTCAGCCCCGGGCGTGAGGGAGAAATCCAGGTTTCAAACCGATTTATTGAATCCTATAGATCGGCAATATCACACATGCACGATTTTTTCAGCGAGGTCCGCAGGGGAGGCATTCCGCCCATGGGCGAGGTGGAGGGGATCGTCGGAAATTTCATGGATCTTCTCGGGGCAGACAAAAAAATGCTCATGCTGTGTTCAAACCTGAAAGGATACGACTCCTATACCTATCAGCACTGTGTCAACGTTGGAATCCAGGCCCTCCTCCTTGGTGATATGGAAGGGCTTGACGAGCGGGGCCTCCGGCTTGTCACCCTCGCCGGGTTGATGCACGATGTGGGGAAGATGATGGTGCCGGACGAGATACTCAAAAAACCCGGCGGGCTGACCTTCCGGGAATGGGAAGCCATAAAGGAGCACCCGGTTCATTCCGCGAATATCGTCAGCCGGATGGGGATCTCCGATGAGGTGGCCAGAGCCGTTGAAGGGCACCATATGAATCTGGACGGATCGGGTTACCCGGTACGGCCCGCAGGAATCGGCCCTGGCCCCATTGCGCGGCTGATCGCCGTGGTTGATAACTACGATGCCATCATGACTGTGCGGTCCTACAAGAGGCCCCTCTCGTCCGGGGAGGCTCTGGCTGAACTCCATCGGGGAATAGGATCAAAACACGATCCACGGCATGTGGATGCCCTGATGTCGATGGTGGGAATCTATCCCCCCGGCTCCACGGTCAGGTTGAACACCAACGAGATCGGTGTTGTGATCAACCCCGGCAGGCAGGGGCTGCCCGTAATCAGGCTGCTTCTGGATGAGGACAGGCGGCCTTTCAAGGAAACGATGGACGTGGATCTTTCGGGACCCGAATCGAAGGGCAGGATAATAGCAGGTGTGGTTAACCCCGTCCTCTACCGTTCCGAGGCGTCATCTCTTCTGTCCTGA
- a CDS encoding MOSC domain protein: protein MGLARNDFAFREDTEKGKGRGMGVAGKDMRIVAVSVSDSKGVRKENIASAILIPEHGIENDAHAGKWHRQVSLLARESIDKMVGKGLDVGPGDFAENLTTEGIELTSLPVGQRLRLGSESLVEVTQIGKVCHEHCAIYYQAGDCVMPKEGIFVRVLKGGTIKPGDGITVVDSGKTDGH from the coding sequence ATGGGGCTGGCTCGCAATGACTTCGCTTTCCGCGAGGACACAGAGAAGGGAAAGGGCCGAGGTATGGGAGTAGCAGGTAAAGACATGAGGATAGTAGCGGTTTCCGTAAGTGACAGTAAAGGCGTGCGCAAGGAAAATATTGCGTCCGCGATCCTGATACCTGAACACGGCATCGAGAACGACGCCCACGCCGGGAAATGGCACCGGCAGGTCAGCCTCCTCGCCCGGGAAAGCATCGACAAGATGGTCGGGAAGGGGCTCGACGTGGGCCCGGGGGATTTTGCGGAGAACCTCACCACCGAGGGTATCGAACTGACCTCCCTGCCCGTGGGACAACGACTCAGGCTCGGGAGTGAATCCCTCGTCGAGGTTACACAGATCGGCAAGGTATGTCACGAGCACTGCGCAATCTATTATCAGGCGGGCGACTGTGTCATGCCGAAGGAAGGGATATTTGTGAGGGTCCTTAAGGGCGGCACAATAAAACCCGGTGATGGCATCACCGTAGTAGACAGCGGAAAAACAGATGGCCATTAA
- the potA_1 gene encoding spermidine/putrescine import ATP-binding protein PotA: MGEKSAEKSLAGMMELEIRSIFKRYDGPYVVDGLSLGVRRGELCCILGPSGCGKTTTLKIVAGFLSSDSGQVRLSGMDITHLPPQRRGVGMVFQNYALFPHMNVFENVAYGLRRRRSSRGEVKRKVDGVLELVRLKGYGGRRIHELSGGQQQRIAVARSLVIEPKALLLDEPLSNLDASLRADMRNEIRRIQREVGMTTIYVTHDQDEAMGLADRLAVMNRGRIEQYSSPREVYERPASPFVAGFIGRVNLVPGTVANRLATVLGKIFPVPLECPCADGAVTCAIRPENVKISSRADPGDIMGVITEKIYYGSTVVYRVAPECEGDERPLLAVEVSRPIAVLESGQRVGLKISPDDLIVFPDGC; this comes from the coding sequence ATGGGTGAAAAAAGTGCTGAGAAATCACTTGCCGGTATGATGGAGCTCGAAATCCGGTCCATATTTAAACGTTATGACGGGCCGTACGTTGTGGACGGTCTTTCTCTCGGGGTTCGAAGGGGGGAGCTGTGCTGTATTCTGGGACCGTCCGGATGCGGGAAAACCACCACCCTCAAGATAGTAGCGGGTTTTCTGTCTTCCGACTCGGGCCAGGTTCGGCTGTCGGGAATGGACATCACCCATCTTCCGCCCCAAAGGCGCGGCGTCGGAATGGTGTTCCAGAACTATGCCCTCTTCCCTCATATGAACGTGTTCGAGAACGTGGCTTACGGCTTGCGCCGTCGCCGATCATCCAGGGGCGAAGTTAAGAGGAAGGTGGACGGAGTCCTGGAACTGGTGCGGTTGAAAGGATATGGCGGCCGACGGATCCACGAACTGTCAGGCGGCCAGCAACAGCGTATCGCCGTTGCCCGGTCCCTGGTGATCGAACCGAAGGCCCTTCTCCTGGATGAGCCTCTGTCGAATCTCGATGCCAGCCTGCGAGCGGACATGCGGAACGAGATCCGCCGCATCCAGCGGGAGGTCGGCATGACCACCATATACGTCACCCACGACCAGGATGAGGCTATGGGCCTCGCAGACCGGCTTGCTGTCATGAACAGGGGCCGCATTGAACAGTACAGCTCACCCCGGGAGGTCTACGAGCGCCCGGCCTCGCCTTTCGTGGCAGGGTTCATCGGGCGGGTGAACCTCGTACCGGGAACCGTCGCAAACAGGCTGGCTACTGTGCTGGGAAAGATCTTCCCCGTGCCATTGGAGTGCCCGTGCGCTGACGGCGCCGTGACGTGCGCCATCCGTCCGGAGAACGTTAAAATATCCTCCAGGGCCGATCCCGGGGACATCATGGGTGTGATCACGGAAAAGATCTACTACGGCAGCACCGTCGTCTACCGGGTTGCACCGGAGTGCGAAGGGGATGAGCGGCCTTTGCTCGCCGTGGAGGTGTCAAGGCCCATCGCCGTTCTCGAATCGGGACAGAGGGTGGGGCTGAAGATCAGCCCGGATGACCTGATCGTATTTCCGGATGGTTGCTAA
- the phnU gene encoding putative 2-aminoethylphosphonate transport system permease protein PhnU: MSSHGATRSSGSPDVPADHMTGGDPLDPLQRVVAWRRHIFPLLILLLLLFFVVYPAARVIIESLAVEGNIGLAHYRDLVLNPYIFRKVWSSVLVAAGSACTSTLLGLVLAITVMKTALPLRRLFAVAAITPMILPGFVTALAYVFLVGRNGLLTYRLFHISWEVYSWRSVLILQSIGFTTTTFLLISAALAGVDSRVEDAARNLGAGEWSILSTVTLPLVRPAIIGALLLVFLRSMADFGTPLIVGGRFDTLASASYNQLIGNYDMSMASAMNVVLLVICLGIFPLYNTLQGSGKVLATEGGGERKCLSLPVWANKALLGVSSAFAVAIFALVASVFLAAFTRHIGSNFTLTLDHFRILPQQGWNSIRNTLLFAGATCVLMSLAGIVIAYIVHRPSFFGRRLVDLLATLPFAIPGTFMGIGFAIAFSQAPLVLSGTWSIIIICTVVRELPLGVRVGISVLAQMDHSLEDASANLGASRILTFFRIVVPQARYALLISALYAFVASVKTLGAIIFLITPFNKVLAVDVFEATLRGEVGDASALSIVMILVAVSGILAIYCIHRKEVAASWVKKVLRNHLPV; this comes from the coding sequence ATGAGTTCTCACGGCGCTACCCGCAGTTCCGGTAGTCCTGACGTCCCTGCCGATCACATGACCGGCGGGGACCCTCTTGATCCTTTGCAACGAGTGGTCGCCTGGCGACGACACATCTTTCCCCTTCTGATTCTCCTGCTCCTTCTGTTCTTCGTGGTCTATCCTGCGGCCCGCGTCATCATAGAGAGCCTGGCGGTGGAGGGGAATATCGGGCTGGCCCATTACAGGGACCTGGTGCTCAATCCCTATATTTTCAGGAAAGTCTGGAGCAGTGTCCTTGTGGCGGCGGGTTCGGCATGCACCTCGACTCTGCTCGGACTGGTCCTCGCCATTACCGTGATGAAGACCGCACTGCCCTTGAGGCGCCTGTTCGCGGTGGCCGCTATCACTCCCATGATTCTTCCCGGCTTTGTCACCGCCCTGGCCTATGTCTTTCTGGTGGGAAGAAACGGGCTTCTGACGTACAGGCTTTTTCATATCAGTTGGGAGGTATACAGCTGGAGGAGCGTCCTGATCCTCCAGAGTATCGGCTTCACCACCACCACCTTTCTGCTGATCTCTGCGGCCCTGGCGGGAGTGGACAGTCGTGTAGAAGACGCCGCACGCAACCTGGGGGCAGGCGAGTGGAGCATCCTGTCCACAGTGACCCTGCCCCTGGTCCGCCCGGCCATCATCGGTGCCCTCCTCCTTGTCTTCCTGCGGTCCATGGCCGATTTTGGGACGCCTCTCATCGTTGGCGGACGGTTCGACACCCTCGCCTCGGCTTCATACAACCAGCTTATCGGCAACTACGACATGAGCATGGCTTCCGCTATGAACGTTGTTCTCCTGGTGATCTGCCTGGGCATCTTCCCGCTCTATAACACGCTTCAGGGCAGCGGCAAGGTCCTGGCCACCGAGGGGGGCGGCGAGAGGAAATGTCTCAGCCTGCCCGTATGGGCCAATAAAGCTCTGCTGGGGGTGAGTTCCGCCTTCGCCGTGGCCATCTTCGCCCTGGTGGCGTCGGTGTTCCTCGCTGCCTTCACCAGACACATCGGATCCAACTTCACCCTGACGCTGGACCATTTCCGAATCCTCCCGCAACAGGGCTGGAACAGCATCCGGAACACCCTGTTGTTCGCCGGTGCCACCTGCGTCCTTATGAGCCTGGCGGGGATCGTCATCGCCTACATCGTCCATAGACCAAGTTTCTTCGGCAGAAGACTTGTGGACCTGCTCGCCACCCTTCCATTCGCAATCCCGGGTACCTTCATGGGCATCGGTTTCGCCATCGCTTTCAGCCAGGCGCCCCTGGTCCTGAGCGGCACGTGGTCGATCATCATCATCTGCACGGTGGTCCGGGAACTGCCCCTTGGAGTGAGGGTGGGGATCAGTGTCCTGGCGCAGATGGACCATTCCCTCGAGGACGCTTCGGCAAATCTGGGAGCATCACGTATCCTGACCTTCTTCCGGATCGTAGTTCCGCAGGCCCGCTATGCTCTTCTGATCAGCGCCCTTTACGCCTTCGTCGCCTCGGTCAAGACCCTGGGGGCCATTATCTTCTTGATCACCCCTTTCAACAAGGTACTCGCTGTTGACGTTTTTGAAGCCACCTTGCGAGGGGAGGTGGGGGATGCATCAGCCCTGTCCATAGTCATGATCCTTGTTGCCGTGTCGGGGATTCTGGCCATTTACTGCATACACCGAAAAGAGGTCGCCGCGTCATGGGTGAAAAAAGTGCTGAGAAATCACTTGCCGGTATGA
- the apbE gene encoding thiamine biosynthesis lipoprotein ApbE precursor: protein MRISENPVSRRYLSTKIIVLLALLSLAPILQGCGSRKPFRETRFLMGTLVEIVAYPDTAAVRASVDRAFKRMTDIAALADPRSDTSPLSLLREGKKANLPENLREILSVAIDTARRSSGAFDPTMEKVIHLWGFDGDEPGIPSSAELKAAMKTVGYARLKMDSAGQVTATGPVWLDLGGVAKGYAVDAAVKVMKKEGVESGIVNAGGDLRAFGKRPGRKTWRIGIQDPDDPQGMAGVLDLAAGSVATSGDYERYFIVDGVRYHHILDPGTGRPARSGLRSTTVITSDCVLADSLATAAFVLGPAKGLDLLERTSGVEGILIETGGGILKTSGVGSVVRFEKR from the coding sequence ATGAGAATTAGCGAAAATCCTGTTTCCAGAAGGTATCTTTCCACTAAAATTATCGTTCTCCTTGCTCTCCTCTCACTGGCCCCGATCCTTCAGGGCTGCGGCAGCCGAAAGCCTTTTCGGGAGACCAGGTTCCTCATGGGGACCCTGGTTGAGATCGTTGCCTATCCGGACACCGCAGCTGTCAGGGCAAGCGTCGACCGTGCCTTTAAGCGGATGACCGATATCGCGGCTCTGGCCGATCCTCGCTCTGACACCTCTCCCCTGTCCCTCCTCCGGGAGGGGAAGAAGGCGAATCTGCCGGAAAATCTGAGAGAGATCCTGTCTGTTGCCATTGATACGGCCCGCCGAAGTTCGGGAGCATTCGACCCGACCATGGAGAAGGTGATCCATCTGTGGGGTTTCGATGGCGATGAACCCGGAATCCCTTCCTCTGCGGAATTGAAAGCTGCGATGAAAACCGTCGGGTATGCCCGCCTGAAAATGGACAGCGCCGGGCAGGTCACCGCTACCGGTCCGGTCTGGCTCGACCTGGGCGGAGTAGCCAAGGGCTACGCTGTAGACGCGGCCGTAAAAGTCATGAAGAAGGAAGGGGTGGAATCGGGGATTGTCAATGCGGGGGGCGATCTCAGGGCTTTCGGAAAAAGGCCTGGGAGGAAAACCTGGCGAATCGGTATCCAGGACCCGGATGATCCCCAGGGAATGGCCGGTGTCCTGGACCTTGCGGCCGGATCGGTGGCCACCTCGGGGGATTACGAGCGGTACTTTATTGTGGACGGCGTACGTTATCATCACATACTGGACCCCGGGACCGGTCGTCCGGCGCGGTCCGGACTGAGGAGCACGACGGTAATTACGTCCGACTGTGTCCTAGCCGATTCGCTTGCCACGGCGGCCTTCGTCCTCGGCCCGGCAAAGGGCCTGGACCTGCTGGAACGTACGTCCGGCGTGGAGGGGATTCTGATCGAGACCGGCGGAGGAATTTTAAAGACATCCGGTGTCGGGTCGGTGGTGAGGTTTGAGAAGCGTTAA
- the rluD gene encoding ribosomal large subunit pseudouridine synthase D: protein MGRSEYIVPPGESRPRLDVFLSRNLGELTRSRIKKLIEGGHVLVDGRVPKAGALLSTGSLVTIVMPEVSVPDVEPQNIPLSILFEDSHLLVLDKAPHMVVHPAHGHPDGTLVNAILHHCEDLSGIGGVLRPGIVHRLDKGTSGVMVVAKDDLAHQSLALQFKEHTILRMYLAAVRGAMKDDGGIIDRPLGRHVRDRKRIAVREDGRIAVTEYSVRAWRGGVSLVELRPRTGRTHQLRVHLSSIGHPILGDSTYGGGVRSIHARDPQLRDILRSLTRPALHALRLEFVHPVTGSEMIFESPPPDDLAPMFGWIRGENR from the coding sequence ATGGGGCGTTCGGAATATATCGTCCCTCCCGGGGAGTCCCGACCTCGCCTCGACGTTTTTCTCTCAAGGAACCTGGGCGAATTGACCCGTTCCCGCATAAAAAAGCTTATTGAGGGCGGCCATGTTCTGGTTGACGGCAGGGTGCCGAAGGCCGGCGCACTTCTTTCAACCGGCAGTCTGGTGACCATCGTAATGCCTGAGGTCAGCGTCCCGGATGTAGAACCCCAGAACATTCCCCTCTCCATCCTCTTTGAGGATAGCCACCTCCTGGTCCTTGACAAGGCCCCTCACATGGTCGTCCACCCCGCCCATGGCCATCCCGACGGCACCCTCGTCAACGCGATCCTCCATCACTGCGAGGATCTGTCGGGAATAGGCGGTGTTTTGAGACCGGGGATCGTTCACAGACTCGATAAAGGAACATCGGGTGTAATGGTCGTCGCAAAGGACGACCTCGCCCATCAGTCCCTGGCCCTGCAGTTCAAGGAACACACTATTCTTCGTATGTATCTTGCGGCCGTCAGAGGCGCGATGAAGGACGACGGGGGGATAATCGACAGGCCCCTGGGCAGGCACGTCAGGGACAGGAAACGGATCGCCGTCAGGGAGGATGGCCGAATTGCCGTGACGGAATACTCGGTCAGGGCCTGGCGGGGCGGGGTTAGCCTGGTGGAGCTAAGACCCCGCACCGGGCGAACGCACCAGCTGAGGGTTCACCTTTCCTCCATAGGCCACCCTATCCTTGGGGATTCGACCTACGGCGGAGGGGTAAGGTCCATTCATGCCAGGGACCCGCAGCTCCGGGACATACTGCGGTCCCTCACCAGGCCCGCCCTGCATGCGCTTCGTCTCGAGTTCGTCCATCCCGTCACCGGGAGCGAAATGATCTTCGAATCCCCTCCACCCGATGATCTGGCGCCCATGTTCGGCTGGATACGTGGGGAGAACCGTTGA
- the dksA_1 gene encoding RNA polymerase-binding transcription factor DksA, producing the protein MNKKQIKYFEKKLKGWKEELVLGATKTVDGMHEQKTTFPDPTDRASMETNRNFLLRIRDRERKLISKIDKAEARIKDGTFGICEGCGEDIEIKRLDARPVATLCIHCKTLQEEEEKITQK; encoded by the coding sequence ATGAACAAAAAACAGATCAAGTATTTCGAAAAGAAGCTCAAGGGATGGAAGGAAGAGCTTGTCCTCGGAGCCACGAAGACCGTGGATGGTATGCATGAGCAGAAGACGACCTTCCCCGATCCCACCGACAGGGCCTCCATGGAAACCAACCGGAATTTTCTCCTCAGGATCCGCGATCGGGAAAGGAAGCTCATCAGCAAGATCGACAAGGCTGAGGCGCGCATCAAAGACGGCACTTTCGGGATCTGCGAGGGGTGCGGCGAAGACATCGAGATCAAAAGGCTTGATGCCCGGCCGGTAGCCACCCTCTGTATCCATTGCAAGACACTTCAGGAGGAAGAGGAGAAGATCACCCAGAAGTAG
- a CDS encoding soxR reducing system protein RseC — protein MEMEVENPAEAQPGQKVIVSLPAEALLKASATAYLMPASLMVAGAATGWYILGTDMGAIVGTVTGFVASSMLLFKLSSGRKNRSIPSITKVLE, from the coding sequence ATGGAGATGGAGGTCGAGAACCCGGCTGAGGCACAACCCGGCCAGAAAGTCATCGTCTCCCTGCCGGCAGAGGCCCTGTTGAAAGCATCTGCCACGGCCTACCTGATGCCCGCCTCCCTCATGGTTGCAGGGGCCGCCACCGGCTGGTATATCCTGGGGACGGACATGGGGGCTATCGTGGGCACCGTGACCGGGTTTGTGGCCTCGTCAATGCTGCTCTTTAAACTCAGTTCCGGCCGAAAGAACAGATCGATACCTTCCATTACAAAGGTCCTGGAATAA
- a CDS encoding heptaprenyl diphosphate synthase component I has translation MRSPARITTLALLISAAFVLSSMERSLPNPVPMVRLGLGNIMTLVAFVMVGIRGGVWVTVGRVALVSLVWGGLLSPTAVLSAAGGAAALAVMVPLTLMAGRFSLYGVSTAGAFAHVVAQLAVASFIYVRSPDLFNILPFLGAAALATGLFNAFVAGMLVERLQRVPAR, from the coding sequence ATGCGGTCTCCCGCTAGGATCACAACGCTGGCGCTTCTTATTTCCGCCGCTTTCGTGCTCTCGAGCATGGAGAGATCGCTGCCCAACCCGGTGCCCATGGTCCGGCTTGGACTGGGGAACATCATGACCCTCGTTGCCTTCGTCATGGTGGGAATCAGGGGCGGGGTCTGGGTTACCGTGGGGAGGGTGGCCCTGGTGTCTCTGGTATGGGGTGGGCTCCTGTCGCCTACCGCAGTGCTGTCCGCGGCAGGAGGCGCGGCCGCCCTCGCCGTTATGGTGCCCCTGACACTCATGGCGGGACGCTTCAGTCTCTACGGTGTGAGCACGGCCGGGGCCTTCGCCCACGTGGTGGCACAGCTTGCCGTGGCGTCCTTTATCTACGTCCGGTCCCCGGACCTGTTTAACATCCTCCCCTTCCTGGGGGCCGCGGCGCTGGCCACGGGCCTATTCAACGCCTTCGTCGCCGGGATGCTTGTTGAGCGCCTGCAGCGCGTCCCGGCGCGTTAG